From a single Eretmochelys imbricata isolate rEreImb1 chromosome 13, rEreImb1.hap1, whole genome shotgun sequence genomic region:
- the BIRC7 gene encoding baculoviral IAP repeat-containing protein 7 has translation MEDSFPPEEIRSGPRHFQLSKTSMRSEEKRLRTFRQWPESSPVSATDLAKAGFFFLGPGDRVQCFCCGGILRSWEAEDQPMREHQKFFPTCKFICGEDVGNQRMLPFLEILDYVDGQILSLLQRMDVEETALPSQPEYPEMEIEAMRLATFQSWPPYTELYPEQLARAGFFYTGQGDTVRCFYCDGSLRNWELGDDPWREHAKWFPRCEFLLQSRGRDFVSSVQDSDFNTPVAPGGFWQQAEQDPPAPQDSEGNRELSSPPVDQSSIVQDVLQMGFDHSLVMSLVQSRHLLTGTCYLSVSELVLDLLQVDGEESKRAERETGVPGQRRDAQAECSKESAELPLSTEEQLRRLQEEKMCKVCMDKDVSVVFVPCGHLVVCVECAPSLRRCPICRAVIRGSVRTFMS, from the exons ATGGAGGACAGCTTTCCCCCAGAGGAGATCAGGTCTGGGCCAAGGCATTTTCAGCTGTCTAAGACCAGCATGCGGAGCGAGGAGAAGAGACTGAGGACTTTCCGGCAGTGGCCAGAGAGCTcacctgtctctgccacagacctggCTAAGGCTGGCTTTTTCTTCCTGGGTCCTGGTGACCGAGTGCAGTGCTTCTGCTGTGGTGGTATcttgaggagctgggaggctgagGATCAACCCATGCGAGAGCACCAAAAATTTTTTCCTACCTGTAAGTTCATCTGTGGTGAAGATGTTGGCAACCAGCGGATGCTCCCCTTTCTGGAGATCTTGGACTATGTGGATGGGCAGATCCTCAGCCTCCTACAGAGGATGGATGTGGAAGAGACGGCCTTACCCAGTCAACCAGAATACCCGGAGATGGAAATCGAGGCGATGCGACTAGCCACTTTCCAGAGCTGGCCACCATACACAGAGCTGTATCCTGAGCAACTGGCCAGAGCAGGGTTCTTCTATACAG GTCAAGGTGACACTGTGAGGTGTTTTTACTGTGATGGCAGCTTGAGGAACTGGGAGCTTGGAGATGACCCCTGGAGGGAACATGCCAAATGGTTTCCAAG GTGTGAGTTTTTGCTGCAGTCAAGGGGCAGAGACTTTGTTAGCAGCGTTCAGGACTCTGACTTCAACACTCCGGTAGCTCCA GGAGGCTTCTGGCAACAGGCTGAACAagatccccctgcaccccaag ATTCTGAGGGGAATCGGGAATTGTCATCTCCTCCTGTGGATCAGTCTTCCATAGTGCAGGATGTCCTGCAGATGGGCTTTGACCACAGCTTGGTGATGAGCTTGGTGCAGAGTAGACACCTGCTGACTGGCACCTGCTACTTATCTGTGTCCGAACTGGTCTTGGATCTGCTTCAGGTAGATGGGGAAgaaagca AGCGTGCGGAGAGGGAGACGGGTGTGCCAGGACAAAGACGAGACGCACAGGCCGAGTGCTCAAAAGAATCAG CAGAACTTCCACTGAGTACAGAGGAGCAGTTGCGACGGTTGCAGGAGGAGAAGATGTGCAAAGTGTGCATGGACAAAGATGTGTCCGTTGTCTTTGTTCCTTGTGGCCACTTGGTGGTGTGTGTGGAGTGTGCCCCCAGCCTGAGACGGTGCCCCATCTGCAGAGCGGTCATCCGGGGAAGTGTGAGGACTTTCATGTCCTGA